The following proteins are co-located in the Geovibrio ferrireducens genome:
- a CDS encoding sigma-70 family RNA polymerase sigma factor → MDHELDDLQEEQEETEETESPAESAEVEEVIHTDSPPPVSENTLKHYLNSISRYKPLSKEQEFEIGERIQKGDTEALNTLILSNLKFVVSIANRYRNTGLPVSDLINQGNLGLVEAAKRFDHTKGVKFISYAVWWIRQAIIQALAEQSGTVKLPIKQAGILYKINGAIEKLSKQLGREATNSELAEYLGMEESDIENVLRVSRNYLSLEAPIKDGEDRSFIDLLDSGSKSIEDDIISKTLKQSLGDIIDELTEREAKIIELRFGIEGDAPKTLEEIGDMLKISRERVRQLEARALSKLRKKAMRKKLHDFLN, encoded by the coding sequence ATGGATCATGAACTTGATGACCTTCAGGAAGAGCAGGAAGAAACCGAAGAGACGGAAAGCCCTGCCGAATCCGCAGAGGTTGAGGAAGTAATTCATACTGATTCCCCGCCTCCTGTCAGCGAAAATACGCTGAAGCATTACCTCAACAGCATCAGCAGATATAAACCGCTCAGCAAAGAACAGGAGTTTGAGATCGGGGAAAGAATACAAAAGGGCGACACGGAAGCTCTCAATACCCTTATACTCTCAAACCTTAAATTCGTTGTCTCTATCGCAAACCGTTACAGAAACACGGGTCTGCCCGTTTCAGATCTTATAAATCAGGGTAATCTCGGCCTTGTTGAAGCGGCAAAACGCTTTGACCACACAAAAGGTGTCAAGTTTATATCATACGCAGTCTGGTGGATACGTCAGGCGATTATTCAGGCTCTGGCCGAGCAGTCGGGAACAGTTAAGCTCCCCATCAAACAGGCGGGCATACTCTACAAGATAAACGGAGCAATAGAAAAGCTCAGCAAGCAGCTTGGGCGTGAGGCTACAAACAGCGAGCTTGCGGAATACCTCGGCATGGAAGAGTCCGATATTGAAAACGTGCTCCGCGTTTCAAGGAATTATCTTTCCCTCGAAGCGCCCATAAAAGACGGTGAGGATCGCTCATTTATCGATCTTCTTGACTCAGGCTCCAAAAGCATTGAGGACGATATTATCTCCAAAACCTTAAAACAGTCTTTGGGAGACATCATTGACGAGCTCACCGAGCGCGAGGCAAAGATAATAGAACTGCGCTTCGGCATAGAGGGCGATGCGCCGAAAACTCTGGAAGAGATAGGCGATATGCTGAAAATAAGCCGCGAGCGTGTGCGCCAGCTTGAAGCCAGAGCACTCTCCAAGCTCCGCAAGAAAGCCATGCGCAAAAAGCTGCATGAT